In Herbinix luporum, a single window of DNA contains:
- a CDS encoding ATP-dependent nuclease has translation MYIADIEIENFRGFSGKKVIEFNDKFNIFIGHNNSGKTTIIKALQILFDTSYPKKLGIHDFNRKISIEDLKANPPRVKISSTLKESEGESIYSEDIVLVSTMLTKIQRPYEAKITYEFFLPEKEIEEYKTAMAAISSTNIEEYWSEIEHSFLSKYVWKLYGGDDKLKMVVDNDILSKFDFEYVPPIRDVERDLSTGSNSLLKEVIDFFIDYEIKNDTTKTKDEIKSDLQKVKREFAESSQQLMSKLQGRLTAGEKHIVTYANKTGASYDETSPHFSGVLNETALYSALRLNLEDKTGIKLPPTNNGLGYNNLIYIALLLAKMQKGAMGEYYGSNAKLFSILAIEEPEAHLHPSLQYRFLKFLNDNMKSNVRQIFISTHSPNITAASKLDNLIVLNKEKDEIEIAYPGRVFDLKNKDDKVSKSYVERYLDVTKSDMLFAKRIILVEGISEQLLLPIFTRYLKRDLVDSHVTVINIGGRYFSHFLKLFDRERSEYAINKRVAVITDLDPVRKKKSIKDARYSSCYPFELNKDNSYEYKATSNDIVDLYSDRKKSISVFTQEKNIGCTFEYELLLYNFTCKELIVPSISNKETLLYLMDNYALEYEELVATIGDSKGCKRIKKGLEGTKNKAQLIAALYLLNVSKAESAQEIAEVLYEKEADYLKSSFVFMIPPYIEEAIKWVLE, from the coding sequence ATGTATATTGCTGATATTGAAATAGAAAATTTCAGAGGGTTTAGCGGCAAAAAAGTAATTGAATTCAATGATAAATTTAATATTTTCATCGGTCATAATAACTCAGGGAAAACAACGATTATTAAAGCTCTCCAAATCCTGTTTGATACTTCTTATCCAAAAAAGCTTGGCATCCATGATTTTAATCGAAAAATATCTATCGAAGATTTAAAGGCTAATCCTCCGCGTGTCAAGATCTCATCAACTCTTAAGGAAAGCGAAGGTGAATCTATATATTCCGAGGATATCGTTTTAGTTTCAACTATGCTGACAAAAATTCAGCGGCCTTACGAAGCTAAAATAACTTACGAATTTTTTCTGCCTGAAAAGGAAATTGAAGAATATAAGACTGCAATGGCGGCCATTTCCAGTACGAACATCGAAGAATATTGGAGTGAAATCGAGCATTCCTTCTTAAGTAAATATGTATGGAAGTTATACGGCGGTGATGATAAGTTAAAAATGGTAGTTGATAATGATATTCTGAGTAAATTTGATTTCGAGTATGTACCACCTATCAGAGACGTTGAAAGAGATTTAAGTACAGGGAGTAATTCTCTTTTAAAAGAAGTCATCGACTTTTTTATCGATTATGAAATCAAAAATGATACTACAAAAACCAAGGATGAAATTAAAAGCGATTTGCAAAAAGTGAAACGAGAATTTGCTGAATCGTCACAGCAACTAATGTCCAAATTACAAGGTCGTCTTACTGCTGGTGAAAAACATATCGTGACATATGCGAATAAAACCGGTGCGTCTTATGACGAAACTTCGCCTCATTTCAGCGGAGTTTTAAACGAAACAGCTCTATACTCCGCTTTAAGACTTAATCTGGAAGATAAAACAGGTATTAAGCTGCCACCAACCAACAACGGTTTGGGCTATAATAATCTGATATACATTGCGTTACTACTTGCAAAAATGCAAAAAGGAGCTATGGGTGAATATTATGGAAGTAATGCTAAACTATTTTCTATCTTGGCAATAGAGGAACCGGAAGCACACCTGCATCCGTCGCTTCAATATCGGTTTCTTAAATTTTTAAATGACAATATGAAATCCAATGTAAGGCAAATATTTATCAGTACACATTCACCTAACATTACTGCAGCTTCTAAATTAGATAATCTTATTGTCCTTAATAAAGAAAAAGATGAAATTGAAATTGCTTATCCAGGCAGAGTCTTTGATCTGAAAAACAAGGATGATAAAGTCTCAAAGTCATATGTTGAAAGATACCTTGATGTAACTAAATCTGATATGCTATTTGCCAAAAGAATTATCTTGGTCGAAGGCATTAGTGAACAACTTCTGTTGCCTATATTTACTCGATATCTAAAAAGAGACTTGGTCGACAGTCATGTTACTGTTATCAATATTGGAGGCAGATATTTTTCACACTTCTTGAAACTTTTTGATAGAGAAAGAAGTGAGTATGCTATAAATAAACGGGTGGCGGTAATTACCGATTTAGATCCGGTAAGAAAGAAAAAGAGTATCAAAGACGCTCGATATTCCTCATGTTATCCATTTGAATTGAATAAAGATAATAGTTATGAATATAAAGCTACTTCAAATGATATTGTCGATCTTTATTCGGATCGTAAAAAATCAATTAGTGTTTTTACTCAAGAGAAAAATATTGGCTGTACTTTTGAATATGAACTATTACTGTACAATTTCACTTGTAAAGAATTGATTGTACCGAGTATTAGTAACAAAGAAACTCTACTATATCTAATGGATAATTACGCTTTAGAATATGAAGAATTGGTTGCGACCATAGGCGATAGCAAGGGATGTAAGCGCATAAAAAAAGGCTTGGAAGGTACGAAAAATAAAGCTCAACTCATTGCTGCATTATATTTGCTTAATGTTAGTAAAGCCGAGTCTGCTCAGGAAATAGCCGAAGTTTTATATGAAAAAGAAGCTGATTATCTTAAAAGCTCTTTCGTGTTTATGATACCGCCATATATTGAGGAGGCTATCAAATGGGTTCTGGAATAA